From the genome of Streptomyces sp. NBC_01341, one region includes:
- a CDS encoding cold-shock protein, translating to MASGTVKWFNAAKGFGFIEQDGGGADVFAHFSNIAAQGFRELLEGQKVTFDIVPGPKSPTAENIVPA from the coding sequence ATGGCGTCCGGCACTGTGAAGTGGTTCAACGCGGCCAAGGGTTTCGGCTTCATCGAGCAGGACGGTGGCGGCGCTGACGTGTTCGCCCACTTCTCGAACATCGCCGCCCAGGGCTTCCGCGAGCTGCTCGAAGGCCAGAAGGTCACCTTCGACATCGTGCCGGGCCCGAAGTCTCCGACGGCCGAGAACATCGTCCCCGCCTGA